The nucleotide window CGAGAGCCTCTTTTATGGAAGGACTCTGGATATCGGGGATCACCTGGATCATAGGATTTGAGAATAGCCTTATGAGGCAAGTTGAGAATAGAAAAAATCTTTGAAAAATTCTCCCAAACCTCTTGACAAGAGAGAGAGAGTAATAATGTATTAATAACGATAAATAATAGTCGGAACGAGCTCTCTCTTTAGTGATTAAAGAGAGCCAAGGACGTTTAGTGAGAAATCAAATGAGGGAGGAGGTGAAAATGAGAACTCAAAGCCCGTCTTGGCGGGAAAAAGAAAAAGCTACCCCAGAATAGCGAAAGCCCGAAAACTTAAAACTATACTAAGGGTAGCAGATTTAGTTTAACAGATAATGCTTACTGAAGCCAAATTGGTTTATAACAGAAGAAGATCTGGTTACTTTGGGAAACTTGAGGTGTAATGATATGGGAAGGGCTTCTTTTGAAAGTGAAGCGAGTGCTTGTTTTGATTTGAGAGAAACAACAAACATTGCGTTTCAGGACCTGATCCTATCATAGGGAGGATGAAGCAATGAAACAGATTTTGTATAAGGCTACTGTTGCCTCTGCTCTTTCGGTGCTGATGATATTCACCATTGTCGTGTCGGCACTAGCGGGAACTGCCAGCAGTAGCTATTCGAACTTCACTTGCGGAAGTTATGGTTATCGAAACAAGGCGGAAATCACGACTGTCTCACCCGGTGGCGCTGCGGCCGCCACTTACATTGGTTCATGGCCCTCTACGACTCGACCAACCGGTTGGTTCGGCGCCCTCGCCCGGTTGTACACTGACGCGGGTGTTCTTAAAAAGCAGGAAGGTTATAATTACACCGGCTCGCCTTGCGTAGGCTATTTTGTCTATACGCCGTTCTACAACGTGAGAGGTAGCTACTTATAGCTATGGGGTCAGCAAATCGTGGACAGGCAGCGGGTATCACAATCATGCGACTTTTACGAGTCCGCGTCAGACCTATTAAAATGGAGGCGGGTTACATGAAGAAGAAGCACGTACTATTTATCGGGGTTCTAGCGATCACGGCGATGGTTTCGTTCATGGTCGTTGTGAACACCAATCTGATAACGCGTTCTGAGAGCAAGGGCACCGCATGGCCTAAAAACAACCTTGGCGTGACCTACGGCTCGGGACTAGATGCCGTATCGCCCGAAGATGAGCCCGATTTGATTAAAGTTGAGGCCACGAACGGCAAAGTGGGATATGCGTACCGAGCTGACTTAGAGGGTCCAGAGCCCAGTTCACCGGCTGCGGCGATCGCGCAACAGAAGGCTAAAAAGGGTAAGCCAGATATTATTCCCGTATACGAGGTAGATGGGGTTACACAGATAGGTGTTTTCTTTTGCGAGCATAATACCGGAAATGCCAAGCTAATAAAGTAACATTCTAGCTCGATCTACTGTTCTGATGCCCGGTGTACACCGGGCATCGTTTTTTATAGCATCACGCGAACGTTACTGTTTCCATATAATGACCTGCCCCAAATTGTACAGGTTCACCTTTTACTGACATTTCCGTGGTAGTGCTCTATACCGCAAGCATACTAAAATCTTCGCCTTAAAGGCGAAGATTTTTCTCCCATTCCCTGAATGAGACAACGAAGAGGACAAGACGGGTTCGGTTTAAACCAACCTATTCCTCAAACTCCCTATCCCCTCTATCTTAACCTCCACCGTATCGCCCTTATTCATCGGGCCGACGCCGGGCGGGGTGCCGGTGATTATTAGATCGCCGGGATAGAGGGTCATTATTTGAGAGACGAAGGAGACCAAAAAATAGGGGTCAAATATCATATTCTTAGTGCTGGAAGACTGCTTTATTTCACCGTTTAATAGGAGTTCTATCTTAAGATCGCTCACGTCAAGCTCGGTCTCGATATGGGGGCCGAGCGGGCAGAAGGTGTCGAAGCTCTTGGCCCGCGTCCACTGGCCATCCTTCCTTTGAAGGTCTCTGGCCGTTACATCGTTTGCGCAAGTAAAGCCGAGTATGTGAAGCGGAGCCTCATCTTGGGAGACGTCTTTTATCTTGTCCTTGATGACGATGGCAAGCTCGGCCTCATAGTCGACCTCTCCAGACATCTTGGGGTAGATGATATCTTCACCCGGGCCGATGACCGAGGTAGCCGGCTTTATGAAGATGACCGGCTCATCTGCCGCCTCCATATTGAGCTCTTTGGCGTGATCGATATAGTTGAGGCCCACGGCCACAACCTTGCTTGGGAGAGTTGGAGGGAGCAACATAACATCGCCAATGAGAAATTCATCGCCGGTTAAACCAAAATCTTCAAATGGGCTGCCGAAGGCCGCTTTGACGACCTCGCCCTCGAGAGCACCGTAATGGACTTTAGAGCCGAATGAGAAGCGAATTATCTTCAAGAGATCACCCCGCCATGAGTGGCTTTGCTGTGGAGGATTGAGCCATAACTACCTAGATTCTTAAGACTTCTTCCTTCTGGCCAGCCCATGCTCGATGCTATCTACCAGGGCTTCCCAACTGGCCTCGATCATGTTCTCGTGAACGCCAACCGTTCC belongs to Actinomycetota bacterium and includes:
- a CDS encoding fumarylacetoacetate hydrolase family protein encodes the protein MKIIRFSFGSKVHYGALEGEVVKAAFGSPFEDFGLTGDEFLIGDVMLLPPTLPSKVVAVGLNYIDHAKELNMEAADEPVIFIKPATSVIGPGEDIIYPKMSGEVDYEAELAIVIKDKIKDVSQDEAPLHILGFTCANDVTARDLQRKDGQWTRAKSFDTFCPLGPHIETELDVSDLKIELLLNGEIKQSSSTKNMIFDPYFLVSFVSQIMTLYPGDLIITGTPPGVGPMNKGDTVEVKIEGIGSLRNRLV